The stretch of DNA CACCCAAAGCAACCGCACATACCAGGGGATGGCATTGCCGGTGTAATGGTGATAGCGCTGTTCTTGTTCGACGGATTTATCGGGAAGTTCGACGGATTTATTGGGAAGGTCGGACATGCTCAACTTCCTAAGTCAGATTGTGATCCGGAGCATTTGCGATTGGGGTATGCTGCTGTTGTGCTTCGTCTAGGCGTTGTTCGGTCTGCAGCATCGTATACTTGGGGCGTTCGACGTCTGTAAACATCCCTTGCGCCATACCCCAGCACAGCAGACAGAAAAACCCCAACCCGGCCAGCAAGTAGTTCATGATCGGCGAAATCGCGAATACGCCGTCGGAACTGCTGCGGAACAAGGCAATGAATTCAATGAACTTGGTTCCAAAGCCCCACAAACTGGGGACGAGAATCACCACGGCCAGTATGCAGGTGATGATGAATTGTCGCCGGGAGTTCGTACCTGTTGATTTCATGATTCGTCCTCCTCTTCCTCTTCGACCACGATCTCCGGAGCCGGTTCGTATTGCTCATACATAGGATAGCTTTCCAGCCACGATCCGAGCCATTGGACGTAAGTGATGATGGCCAGACCACGACGGGTGGGACGATCGGGCGAGCCGTCGAAAAACCAGGGATATTCCGGCATCGGTGAATTTTCCGAAAGATCGCGCGGCCGAAAGAAATGTACCGCATGCCAATCGTTGGAGCGCCGGCCCCCTTCGCGGGACAAATCGGGACCGACACGCCGCGTGCCGAACATCACCGGCATCTGCAGCACGTTTTGATACTCTTCTTGTTTGGAAACCGGTCCCCAGCGTTCCTCTTCGTTCGAGACCGGACGGATAAACTGGCTGTGGCAGTGCCAACACCCTTCGCCAACATAGAGTTTGCGTCCCAGCAGCAGTGCCTCGGCGCACTTTTCGTTCAGCCAGGCGTCTTGATCCGCGATGTCTTTGGGCGGTTCCCCGTAAGCGGCCTTGAATGATTCGGGATACCGCGCGGCGAGATCTTCGAATTGGTACCGCAGGTTTCCATTCACCAATCCTTCGACCGGCGTCGGTTCTTCTTGGTACATCAACACCGGCACAACTGCGTTGGAGACAAACGCAATTCCGAAAAAGAAAAGGCCGGCAATGAGCAAAACGCCCGATTTGCTTTCAAACATTTCCTAGCTAGTCCTTCACACGGGAAGTCACACCACGGCCGTCATATAAAACCGGGATTTTGTTAGGGTCTGATTCCAACTATGCCGTTTGCGTCTTTGCAGACTGCAACGTTTTGCGGAGGTTATACAACAACACCAATTGACCGGCGAACATTCCTAAGCCGGCAAAGACACGCAACGTCCAAAATGGGAATGAAGCAGTAATAGAAGCATCCCACGGCTGTAACGACGCCCAAAAGTAACCTTGGAACAATCCCGCCAACGTCAGATCGCCAACCATGACCGTGAGGCTGACGGTAGAGAGCCAATAATGCCATTCGCACAGCTTGCGGCTATACCATTCCACACCCAACAGGCGGGGGAACAGATAGGTCATGATGCCGAACAACCACATACTGAAGACGCCGAACATCACCATATGGGCATGGCCCACGACCCAGTCGGTAAAGTGAATGACCTGTTGAAAGGTCAACGTGGTTTGCATCGAGCATTGCAAACAGGTCAAAAAGTAAAACACCATGCCGGTATAAAAATAGCGCACCGGAAGGTTCGTGACGACCATTCGTCCTGATCCTTTGAGCGTGCCGAAGAAGTTGATCACGACTGTGGTGACCACCAACTCAACGGCAACCGTCGACATGATTGCCCCATACTGCAGGAACATGGGGATTGGCGTATACAGAAAGTGGTGGATGCCGTTGAGCGGATAGAAAAATGCCAGCCCCCAGAATCCGACCAGTGACAGTCCGTGACTCCAGATCGGCTTTTGCAACAAAATCGGCACAAAATAGTACATCAACCCCCAACCCAAGGGAGTCACGAACAGTCCCACCAAGTCATGAATGAATAGGCCGCCCACCGCACCGGCGCTTGTGCCAGCGACGAAGTATTGGGGAACAAAGTTGCCCATCGCATAGGTCATGAATGTCCAGACAAATGCGGCCAAGAAGTACCACAAGGTGACATACATCGGCCCTTTGACCTGCAGAATGGGGGTCATGAAGTTAATCGCGACCAGCAACAGTCCCAGTTGTGCGGCCGGATCGATCCAGACCGGGGTTTCTCCCCATTCCAGCCCTTGTGCTTCGCCGAAAATAATCCCGACGGCTGTCGCGCCGACGACGAGTTGCCACGCGACAAAAATCGTGTAAGACAACCAGCGGCTTTGCACAGGTCGCAACGTCAACCGCGGCACAGACCAATGTAGCGCTCCTAAAAATGCGTTGGCCAAAAAACCGTAGGCGATGGCATTGGTATGCAGCATGCGCCACCGGCCGGGCGAGAGGAGCTCGATTCCGTTGAGGGGATTCCACTGCACCAATTGCAGCGCCATCAACAAACCGGCCAGCATGGCAGCTGTCATAAACGTGAGCGCCGCGTAGAAATACCAACAGACCAGTTGCGTTTCCACCAGGGGCCCGCTGAACTCGGCTTCCTCGTGTTTTACCACCTCACTCATGACTTCTCCGTCGGACGTTGATACGGAACGAACTGGCCCAGGGGATACAAGACCGCGATTGTTAGCCCAAACACAAGATGCGTGACCGCCGCCACCCACGGCGGAATCAATTCCACAATCCAATTCCCGCCGAATAGTGCCGGCTGTAGCCAGGACAAAATGGCGTAAAAATTAATCAACCAAACCACGATCGACAGGGCCGCCGCCACGCCGTATCGCATCAGGGTCGACGCATTTTGAGTGAGCCGGGTTAATGCAAGGTAAAACGGCACGCCTAACAACATCCCCGTTGCCAAATACAAGCAACAGCCAATGGTCAGAATCAAGCCGTTGCTGACCGTGTAGACCTTCTGAGTCTGGTCAGCTAGCAGTAACGCCTTTTCACCCAGCGGAAAGGTGAGATAGACGCAAATCAATTCCAGCGGACTTTTGCCAACCAACGGTGCACTGATCACATTGACCAACAAACTCGTGGCGGCTCCGAAGATCCCCAACATGAATCCGCTGGTCGCATAGTAGGCGGTGTAATAGCCCGTCGGCTGCCACGGAACAGTCGTGTGGGACTGTTCAATTTCCGATTCGAGTCTTTCAACCCGTTCTTTGAGCTGTTGTAGCTCGGCTTGTTTTTCGTGATCGTCCATGGACGTCATGGCCTCAAAGTTTGGTGACCGGCCGGGCCGGATTGTTCATTCCAGTGCAATCTGGTTTCAATCAGTGTTTGGCGTGTTCTATTCCTGCGATTGATCATCGGTTTGCGCGTCGTCTTCCTGTGTCCCTTGGGGATAAGGAGCAAACGTGAATTGGCCGACGGGGGGAACTTGTCCCGATCGCCGTTGTCCCGAGATTTGCAGCACATAGGCCACCAATTTCCAGACCAACTCGGGGTCCTCGCGTATCTTGGCCGATGTCCCAAACCCCGGCATCGGTGTGCCGTTGATGCCATTGAAGACCCGCCGGTAGACGTCCACCGGTTTCGATCCGCCGCGCAGCATGCCCGATGTCAAATCGGCCGCCCGGGCAGCGTGTCCCCACATATCTTTTAGCGGCGTTTCGACGTTGGCTGCCGTCTGGCCCCGGCCGTCGCTGCCGTGACAATTGGCACAGCCGACATCGGGACTGGTGAACAATTCCTTGCCGACAGCCACGTCCTCAGCGGTAAATTCGGGCAACGGCGTTAAGGGCATCACCTCGGTGAAATGTGCCATTTCCCAGCTCTCGTCGATATAATCCACCAATTCCTGGACGATCTCCGGATCGATTTCCGGCTCATCGGGGTCTGCTTCTTGTACCAGTTGCGATTCCAATTCGCCGCGCTTGGAAAGAGCGATCACATAGTCGACAACCGCTTCCAAGTCGGCTTTGGGGAGTCGCGCAAACGAGGGCATTGATGTTCCCGGAATGCCTCGTCGCAATGTATTCAGCAAGTCTTCGCGACGGGGCTTGGAACCGTAGGGGGTTGAAGTGAATTTGAAGATGCCTCGGCGGTAATCGCGCGGCAGGGGGTAAAGGTACTTTGCCTTGGGGCCGCGACCATCCCCACTGACGCCGTGACATTGCGAGCAGCGCTGCATATAAATTTCCATGCCGTGCTGCAACTGCTTTGTGTCAAACGACTCATCACCTAGCATTTTGGGGACTTGCGGCGTTCCACTGTGTGTCCGCAATGCACCCCGAATTTGGATGCGCAGCTTTGTATCGAGCTGACTTGTTTCATCGTTCAACTCAAAAACCGGCTCCGCTGCGCGCTCACAACCGCTGACCGCGACCAGCAGCGCAAGCAACGAACCGGCCAGCAGTGCGGACCGCGAATTGGGTCGAAAGTTGATACTCATCAGTGACATCCGGCAAAAGTAATCAAGGCGGGGCATGCGGGATCGAACCGGTTGCGAGACTCGGTTCCGGCAATCGGTTGGCAGGGAGTCCCTGTCCCTCTGCGAGGCATTTTGAGGGGTTGTCGCCATTCGCTGCTGCCGATTTCGATCAACCACGGTGCCTCCATTTCTATTCAGTCTGCTCATATGCGGACTCGTCGCAGGCCATAAAATTTAAAAACGAAAAAAGCCCCTGAGGTGCGCGTACGCTCCTCAGAGGCTGTCATAGCTCGTATTAGGTGGATGGTTCTGCCTTCGTGACAGAAACATCATCGCTGGATAAATTACCCTGCGGCCGCTGACGAAGTCAAGGGATAACCCACTCGCAAAATCGCGCCGGAAACACAGTGCCGAATCGGATTGGCGATTTCCGTGTCTCAGAGGCCCGCATAGGGTCCCCATGACTGAAACGACGTTAGGCCAACAAATCCTTGACGACGTGTGCCGGCAGAACGCCAGTCAATTTTTGGTTCAGTCCTTGGAATTTGTAGCTGAACTGTTCGTGATCAAAACCGAGCAGGTGCAAAACCGTGGCGTGGAAGTCACGGATGTGCAGTGGATCGCGGACGATGTTGTAGGAAAAATCGTCGGTTTCGCCGTAGACCGTCCCCGGCTTGGCGCCGCCTCCCGCCATCCACATGCTGAAACAGCGCGGATGGTGGTCGCGGCCGTAATTCGTTTTCGACAAGCTGCCTTGGGAGTAGATCGTGCGTCCGAATTCACCGCCCCAAATCACGAGCGTTTCATCCAGCATGCCGCGTTGTTCCAGGTCTTCCAGCAAGGCATAGCAAGGCTGATCGACATCCTTGCATTGGTCCGGCATCCGTCCGCCGACGTTGCTGTGGTGGTCCCAGTTGTTGTGGTAGACCTGAATAAAGCGGACGCCTCGTTCAGCCAGCCGGCGAGCCATCAAAGCGGTGTTGGCAAAGGATCCCGGTTTTTGGACATCCTCGCCGTATAGATCAAAAATGTGCTTGGGCTCGGAACTCATATCGGTCAGTTCCGGAACACTGGCTTGCATGCGAAAGGCCATTTCGTATTGCTGGATCCGCGTCTGGATTTCCGGATCGCCCAGTGCGCCGTAATTGATCTCGTTGAGACGATTCAGACCGTCAATCGATTTCTTGCGGAGTGCATCGGGAACGCCGGGAGGATTGTTAATGTAAAGAATCGGATCCCCCTTGCTGCGGAACGAGACCCCGGCGAATTGGCCCGGCAGGTACCCGCTGCTCCACAATCTTGAGGAGATCGCCTGTTCTTGCTCACGATTGCTGGGAACCGCCACCAGGACGACAAAGGAGGGCAGGTTTTCATTCATCGTCCCCAAGCCGTACGAGGCCCAAGAACCGAGACAGGGTCGCCCGGTCACTTGGTTGCCGGTTTGCATGGCGGCGATGGCTGGTTCGTGGTTGATGGCTTCGGTGTTCAAACTGCGCATCAAGCAGATGTCGTCCGCTTTTTTGGCCATCCACGGCAGAAGTTCGGTGTTCATCCACATCCCGCACTCACCGGCTTGGCTGAATTTGAACCGTGACGGGGCGATTGGGAAGCGCGCCTGCCCACTGGTCATCGTCGTCAGTCGCTGCCCTTTGCGAATGGAATCCGGCAGGTCTTTGTCGTACATCTCCTGCATAGCCGGCTTATAGTCGAACAGATCCATCTGCGCCGGTCCGCCGACCATGTGCAGATAAATCACGCGTTTGGCCTTGGGCGCGAAGTGCGGACCGACGGGCTGCGCGGCGGGAGAACCGATGGCCGATTGTCCGAGCATCGACATCAGAGCGGCGCCGCCGACGAGGTTCTTGCCACTTGTCAAAAACCGGCGGCGGGTGATTTCATCGATTGTATTCATGGTTTGACCTTTGCGATTGACGTCAATTTATTTGTTCAGCGCTTCGTCAAGATTTAGGATTTGATTGGCCAGCAATGTCCAGGCAGCAAGCTGAGCGGCATCCAATGTTTCATCAGCTTTTGACTCCCCGACGGCAATCAAGGCCTCTGCGTCTTTTGGATGCGATTGATAGTACGCCAGGAAGTCGTTGAGGTCCTTTTGCACAATGGACTGTTCTCGTCCGCGGACTGGACGACAGAGCACTTGTCGGAAGAGATGATCAATGGATTTCTGATTATCGCTATCTCCTGCTTTCAACGCGCCTTCAGCCAGACGACGTGCCGGCTCGACGAATTGTGGGTCGTTGAGTGTGACCAACGCTTGCAGCGGGGTGTTGGTCCGTTCGCGACTGACCGTGCAGAACTCACGACTCGGTGCATTAAACGCATCGAGGTTGGGTGGCGGAGCCATTCGTTTCCAAAAACTGTAAACCGTGCGACGATACAAGTCGTCCCCGTGGTCTTGTACATATTTGCGAGTATTGCTGCTCGGGAGACCCACGATGTCCCAAATGCCTTCCGGCTGGTACGGCTTGACGCCCGGACCGTACATTTTTCTCGAAAGCAGGCCGCTGGTGGCCAGGGCATAGTCGCGCACCATTTCGGCATCCATCCGAAAACGTGGACCGCGTGACAGCAGGGTGTTGTCACGATCGATTTCCAACTTAGCCGGTGTGGTCACAGCTGCCTGTCGATAGGTCGCGCTCATCAGTATCTGCTTGAAGAACTGTTTGACGTTCCAACCATTTTCGCGGAAGTCGACTGCCAGCCAATCCAGCAATTCCGGATGGCTGGGTGCAGCGCCCATCACTCCGAAGTCTTCCGGAGTGACGACAATGCCTTGCCCGAAGAGTTGCTGCCAGAATCGATTGACGGTCACGCGTGCTGTGAGTGGATTCGCCGGATCGATAATCCATTGCGCCAGACCCAGGCGATTGTTGGGAGCACCCTCGGGTTGCGGATGCAGTCCCGATGGTGTCGCTGCCACCACCTTTTCGCCTAGCTGGTCATATTCCCCCCGCATAAGCACGAAGCCGGTGGGTGGCGAATCCATTTTTTCGCGCTGAATATGCGTGACCGGACTGCGTGCGCTGATCGCTTCGCGTTCGCCTTCCAATCGAGAGACCGTTGCCATGAGCGCTGGATACTCGGAATCAGCGGTGATGAGATAATAGTCAAACAGCGCCTTCCGTTGTTCCGCAGTCCGCTCCTCTGCCGCTGTGGCGAGGATAGATTTGATTGCAGAAATCTCTGCGATTTTCTTCACATCCGCAGCGGGAAGTGCGCGATTGTAGATGCGGAAATCTTGAACCGTACCACCGTCAAACACGTTTGCGTCGCTTCGGCGACCGATGCGTAGAGGAGTCTCTGTGCGGAGGGTGGCGTCGGGCTTCAATGTGTTTTTATCGACCTTCAGCTTCTGCTCCACACCATCGACATAAATCTTGACGCCACCCGGTTTGGCGGTTCCATCGTAGGTCAGGACGACGTGCTGCCATTGCCCGGGCTTGACCACTTTTTCTTGCGTCACAACTTTGATCGCGTTCGCCGGCCATGCATCGACAAGGTGAACGGCTAAGGCGTTGCCGTTTAACCACAGGTCCCAACCACGGAACCCGCTTTTTTCATCCATGCGGGCAAAGATGCTGCTGGGTTGTCCTTTGTCACCCACCTTGATCCAGGCTCCGCAACTGAAGGGCTGGTCCTTTTCAAAATCGCCGAGTCCACCCAGATCGAAAGTCGCTTCGGGGGTCAGCACGGCAGCTGGGCCGAGTTTGCCGTCGGTGCTCCAAGTCACCTCACCGGTCGCCGGGAATTGATCGGGATTACCAGCAAGGTTTTTCGCCGCGTTACCCGTGCCTTCATTCAACGGAGCGTGCACGACAAGTCCGTCGGTGGAGATATCACTGCCTAACGATTCAGGAGTCGTCTTCGCCAACCAATTATCAAAGTCACCGGTCGCTGCTTGCTTGCGTGCATCGCGCTGTGCGGTGGCTGCGGCGATTTCTGCAGGAAGTGCCTGCCAGCGCGATTTGTCTTTTTCAGCAGGCACGATCAAGACCGGACCGCGTCCGTCTTTGACGTTTCCGTCTTTGGCCTGTTGCGTTGTGTTGCGAAAGTAGGCTGCGAGGGAGTAATAATCTTTGGCGGTGAAATCGTCGAACTTGTGATCGTGACATTGGCTGCAATTGGTGGTCAGTCCCAGATAGACCCATCCCAATGTCTGAACGCGATCGGCGGCATAGAGCGCCAGATTCTCCTCATCGATCGTCCCCCCTTCGTTGGTGGTCATATTGCACCGCTGAAAACCGGTGGCAATCAGTTGATCATCGGTTGGGTTTTCTAAGAGATCACCGGCAAGTTGCTCCACCGTGAATGCGTCAAAAGGTTGGTTGGCATTGAATGCCCGAATCACCCAATCTCGATACGGCCACATTTCACGATAATTGTCAAAATGTAATCCGTGCGTATCGCTGTAACGAGCCGCATCCAACCAGTAGCGGGCCCGGTGCTCGCCCCAAGCGGTCGACTTCATCAGCTTGTCGATCCAATCCGATAGGGCAGCATCTTGCCGCGCCTTGTAATCCTTCACAAATGCATCCGCATCTTTTGGCGCGGGAGGCAATCCGGTGATGTCCAGATGCAATCTGCGGAACAATGTATGAGGATCGGCCTCGGCCGCTGGAGTTAAGCCATTCTGTTCCAACTTGGCCAGCACGAATTGATCGATGGCATTCTTGGCCCAGCCTGCTTGCTTCACTGGCGGTGGCTGTTGACGTTCAGGAGCAATGAAAGACCAGTGCTGCTGGTACTCCGCCCCTTGCGCGATCCATTTTTTAAGGATTGTTTTCTGCGCAGCGGTCAGAGTTTTTTTGGACTCCAACGGAGGCATTACGAGGTCGGCGTCGTCGGTCAGGATACGGGCGATTAGCTCGCTTTTATCCGGCTCGCCGGCGGTGATCGCTCCCAGCTCGACGGCGACGTCGCGGTGGTCGAGGCGCAGGTCGGCTTTGCGGGAGGCGCTGTCCGCCCCGTGACAGGCAAAGCAGTTCTCGGCCAGGATTGGTCGAACGTCCCGATTGTACTCGATCGGTTCCGCAGCCCGGGCGGGCGCTGCGCATATAGAAAGAATTGACAGCAGCGCGGCAACCAATAGGGGCCATGCTCGATCAGTTTTTTCAGCAGTCTTCATTCCAAATCATCCTCGTTCGTCGACTAGTCATCGTGGCAGGCCACGACTCCAATACTTGACACCGCTGCGAATATGCCGCTCCATCGCTCGTGCAGACTGTTTGGCGTTGCCTGCAATGAGCGCGTCGACAATGGCCAGGTGTTCGCTGGCTTCTTCAGTGAATCGATAATAGTCGTTGATTGCAATGCGTTCGTCCCAAGCTGCGTCGCGAAATGCGCGAAACAACAGTTTGAGGCGGCTGATCTCCATCGCCAGAAATCGATTGCCGCATGATTCGGCGATTAAGTCATGCAGCGAGCTATCCAGAATACGCGCCTTCTCCACAAAGGAGCCGTTACGGCGTTTTACCTTTTCCATGCTCCGCAATGATTCGGCCAGTTCGTGCAAGCGGGTCAAATCGATCCGGCCACACGCATGTTGCGTTGCTTCGCATTCGAGTGCCCGTCGCACTTGGCAGACTTCTTCGACATCGGCAATTGATAACTGACGCACAACAGCGCCGCAATTAGGAGCGAAATCAATGATCCCGGTCCCCTCCAGCTGCACCAGCGCTTCACGAATCGGCGTCGAGCTGACCTGAAAACGTTGGGAGAGATCCTTGATGACCAAGTGCTGACCTGCTCGCAGCTTGCCCTGGAAAATCTCGCTAAGCAGCAACTCCGCCACCATTTTGCGCCGCTGCCCATGATCGCATTTCGTCTGGGGCCGGCAGGTTGCGGCGGGTACTCCCAGCATCCTCGTCATGGACTGGCTCCGATCAGCAAAAAAGGGGGGAATATCAAATATACGACGGAGCACTGCGGGTGCTCAAGCCTGGAGACCAGTAGTGCTGCTCGCGACCATAAGCGATCCCCAGGTGTCGTCTCCTATTGTCAACAACAAGACCAAGTCGCACAAGGCGATTATGCATAATCCTTTGATGATTGTCCATAATTAGCACGGGCTAGCTGGGGTGAGTCAACGCGATTCATGGGGGACAACAATTGCTACATGCGGTCTGTTTTATAAGGTTCTGCCGCGAAACATTTTTTTGACAGAAGCTGAATCTACCAGTAAGCTGAGCTTTGACTTATCGTTCAACGGCTTCAATCATATTCGTTGTCCCCCCATTTTTTTTCTCAACCGGCTTAAGGGATGCTGACCTAATGAATGCAAAAATCGCAGATCTCATGACAGAGAAAGTCATGTCGGCCACACCGCACCAGTCAGTCGCCCATGTGCGTGACGTGATGCAGTCGCACTCAGTGAATTGCATGCCGGTCGTTGACTCCGACGGTGCACCGGTAGGAATCGTGACCAGTACCGACGTCCTTCATGCCGAGAAAGATGGGACGCCAATCAGTCATATCATGACGGAGAAAATCTACAGCGTTCCGCAATATGGTGATGTCTCCCTCGCCGCCCGGATTATGGTCAATCACCGGATTCATCATGTGTTGGTGACGCATGAGGGACATTTGGTCGGCATCATCAGTTCGTTCGATTTACTCCGCCTTGTCGAGGATCATCGTTTTGTGATGAAGAACGCGCCTGACGTGTCGGCACGCGGCGGGAAACGCAAGAAATCTGAGTCCGTCTGATCTTGTACGTCCTGGGTGCTTAGCCGCGCATTCACGAATCGAACGAAGCGTTGTCGCGTCATGCGCAGAACGTTTGAAGAGACGTCGATCAAAATGTCAGGGCGCGACGAGTCGATTCGGACGGGACCAGATGACGCGGGCGACGAATAGCGCGCCGGTGGCGCCGCGCTTGTGGGCCATGGGACGTGCTTTGCCGAAAATCCCCTCGGACACGGTGACCCACGACTCTCCGGCGGTGATCGCGGCGGCTCCAAAGTTGCCAAGCGTTGCGCCCCGCTCGGGGACCAGAATCGTTTCTCCGGCGCGCTGCACCTGCAGCTTTTCAACGTCGACACGCCCGATAAACAGCGGAGCGCGATGTCGCATGATGTGGTCGTTGTTCGCGCCACGACGGGTGTAGACCAAAAACAATCCGTCGCTGTGCGCCAGCCAATGCTGTTGCGTGTTGTAACTGCCCAATTCGGTCCCATCGTCGAACGTCCAAGGCTTGAGTGGTTCGAAATGCAAACCGTCATCGCTCACCGTGACGTAGGCCTTGAGGTCATTGCGGACTGTGAGGTAATACCGATCACCGAATCGAATGAGCGATGGTTCGACAAGTCCGCGGACGACATCGAGGTTGAACTCCGTACCATGCTCCACATACACCAAGCGGTCACCCTCGACGCGGCAGCGGGCGACCATGACCGAGAAGGGAGACTTGCCGTCGGGACCGTAATAAAACGGCAGCAGCAGGCTGCCATCAGGTTCGACCAGCCATTGCGCGCAAGCGCAACGGGCAAAATTGAATTTCCGGTCCGCGGGCATTTCTAAAATCCGCCATTTCGTCCATTGGTTTTTATCGGGATCGAACAGCGAATAGGACGTTTGAGCGCTGCGGGTCTTGTCCTCAAGTTGTTCCCCCTTTTTGCTATAGCGAACCTGCGTGCCGATGGCGATCAACTTGCCGCTAGCGGCATGCCAACCCGGTGTGACATCGGCCACGGCCACCGCAACGCCGCTTGGTTCGCGTACCCAATCCAATTCGGGGATGGCGGTCGGACCGGTCCAGGACTTGCCCATGTTCTTTGTCTGCAAGATGCTGATACCGGAATAGAAATCCGAGACATGCAGATGCTTTTGCAGTGTGACGATGACTTTGGGCATGCCGTTGTCACCATAACCAGGGATCGCCGCAGCGCGGGGATGAAACCACAGGAACTTTCCGTCATCGTGTTCCAGGACTGTTTCGAGTTTGACCTGAAAGGTGAGCGGCACCTCGGTCTTGTCGTCTCCACGAGCGTTCACCGCTAGCAGAGAAAAAATCGTCATCGCGGCGAAACAGATTCTGCGCATGTCAAGTTCCTGCATCCGAAAGGGGAAGGGAATGGCGAGACCACCATTTTTG from Symmachiella dynata encodes:
- a CDS encoding sialidase family protein, which encodes MRRICFAAMTIFSLLAVNARGDDKTEVPLTFQVKLETVLEHDDGKFLWFHPRAAAIPGYGDNGMPKVIVTLQKHLHVSDFYSGISILQTKNMGKSWTGPTAIPELDWVREPSGVAVAVADVTPGWHAASGKLIAIGTQVRYSKKGEQLEDKTRSAQTSYSLFDPDKNQWTKWRILEMPADRKFNFARCACAQWLVEPDGSLLLPFYYGPDGKSPFSVMVARCRVEGDRLVYVEHGTEFNLDVVRGLVEPSLIRFGDRYYLTVRNDLKAYVTVSDDGLHFEPLKPWTFDDGTELGSYNTQQHWLAHSDGLFLVYTRRGANNDHIMRHRAPLFIGRVDVEKLQVQRAGETILVPERGATLGNFGAAAITAGESWVTVSEGIFGKARPMAHKRGATGALFVARVIWSRPNRLVAP